DNA from Malus sylvestris chromosome 11, drMalSylv7.2, whole genome shotgun sequence:
CAGACTTCTCAATTACATCCTCATATGTGATGAACTAAATTTCTGACAGCAGCGATGGAAGAACCAAATCAACGCCTACGATTGCACTATCGTGTATTACCCCGGTGGTGCAAACGTAGTTACTGAGCACCTTTAGCTTGTCCTATCCCACCTTAATTGGAATTCACAAGTATTGTTTTGACGTTACTcatgagatatcaataaattgtTTAGATGGTTATCACAAGTATTGTTTTAACGTTACTCATGAGATATTAATAAATTGTTTGGATGGTTATAACCACTTCCTATATCTGTATAAGGATGGGAAATATCACCATAAGATTCCAATACGAGGTATCTTGTACATGTGGagttatgatgatgtttcagtGACCATTGACCGACGTGACAAGTTAGCTCATTTTCCTTTGGTCCAGATGGACTATGTTTAGACCACTTGGTAAAATTCCTCATTCTTGAAATTATCATATTTTTCTAGCATTTAGACCAACACCTATTCTAACTGTGATTCCATATTTACCCCTCTGTGCTGGAAGACATTCCAGTCAACCTTGGGTATGTGTCTATCCTACTACACTTCATATTATTCTTGAAACAGAGAAACCATTTAAAGGAATTGCTCGGATATTGAAATGTAGTTGTGATCAATAATTCTTCAATCACCTAACAAATACTCTATTAAACGAATTTTTACCGTTGGTGATTGAATATTTCTGAAGCTACCGTTGTAGCGAGATGTCATACATTAATTTCAATTACCTTGTATTTGAAATGTGTTGGACTTATTTAACTCTCAAACTATAGACATTATTTTTCGCTATATTCAAGAGGAAATTAATATGAAGCTGCTCGCTAAGGCGTTGTGGACTACATTATTCGACTACATGGTACGTTTGTCACTTTTGTATCTCACAATGCATGTTTCACTTCTAAGCATTGGGAAGTCTTCTTGAATGCTATGGGTATGGAGTTGTTACCTGGTACTACACATACCTTAGTGTACTTGTTGCTTTGTATGTTTTACAGTTTTAGTGAATTATGATAGACACTTAGCTTTGTTAGAGTCGTGTGTAACTGCGGTTAGACTTTCAGTTTTGGGTATGTCACCACTTGAGACGTGATACAGAAATTCTATGCATAATACTTGATTGAAAGATGAATATTGCGAATAGGTATTTAAATAATTGAGATTGCAATTTAGGAAAATTGTGTGCTATTTACGTTGTGACCGAGAAGGTAGCATGTGAGCGCAGTCGAGGTGCTAATTAGACGATGTAGGTGTATTTCCCAAGGAGGGGCAAGTTGGTAATATTACATCCTCAGGAATTATTTACTTGCTTATCGTGGCAACGGTGAGTTATTGAAATTGCGGGCTACAGACTGTAATGTttataacttatttgttggattcgttaagcaagtggatAGATAGGTCCGTTTACGTTagtataattatttatttatctatttattgTTTGGGTTTGACCCAAAGATACTGTGTACATACCTCCTAAGTATGTGACGCTATGAGTGCGTAGGTAAAATTTCTCTATGCTCAGTTTTGATTTCAGTACAACTATTTCTACGTTATTACATATACGTATTTGGACGTTATGCTTTTATATGTCTATTTTTTACCGaatgtttttataaaagtattatattttggcattgtaatgaaggagaaggaaagtttgagtttagaggcatgaaagaggaatcactGCACTCCCATCGCAAcggaatgacattctcttttatgcaactgCTCTAACTTGATATCTTCTTTACATAGCTGTTTTTCTACTGTCTTTTCACTATTCTGGTATaataaattatttcaaattttggggACTTAAGTTGGGAAGATTGTGACAATCCATCCCTAAATAtacgtttttatttattttaattgagggaattgacgaaaatgtcctaaaggcaaggactttgacttccgttgaccatcgtctagagaaacgtatgacttattcttttagcatatTTGAGTAGTACTCGTTGGtccgaacgcataggcgaaagccgtttgcaagTCTGGATTATAACAGTATAGTTATGGACGTTCGAAGttgtttttccttattttttttttaccttaacCCTTTAATTAAATGAATTCCCACCATGTGGGAATTTGGCCCAATCACAAAGGAAAGGTAGGGGAACCAATTAGAAGGTGAGTTAGTGACCAATCAAATTAAAAGGTTAAGGGACCAATtagaagaagagagtgaaatGGTTATCTCTTTTTCAACCTGTGCATACCAGGAACCCAATTTCTATATGGCCAAAATTCCAGCCAATCTCCACCATTTTTCAGTTGAAATTCACACATCCATCACTTGAAACCTACTCCACCACCTCCCCTCTACCATCTCCTCCCaatttgagggtttttaggtccaaAACCGTGAGAAACTCCATTGGAGCATCAGAGGTGCTCGACGACGATTCCTCCGTTCCAACGAGTTCCATCACCCACCACCACTCTTAATCAACTCCCCTTGGACCtaggaacaagacccaaccaGTGTTAAGGGTGTTGGAACATCGGAGAAATCGAATCGACGAACACTCATTATAGGGTTTCTGGCGAGTTCGGAGCGATTTGAGGCTTTTCCTGGCTAAATTGggcttggccacaggtataaaactttCTTTACTCATTGATATCTTCATTtttgtgaagtttgagaattttttgaaatGGTTGATTTTTCCGACGAGTTTGGGTGGTTGAACGCCATGTAAGGCGGTGCGTGGACCAAGGCATCCCTTGAACTCCCTAGGCTAAAATTGATTCTCCAATTCTGTATGTGAAGTCTGATTGACGAATTTCCATCGTTTGAACctagttccattaaggtccGTCACTTGATTATCATagcaatcgacgatccgaccgttggatagtcaccaaactttaatatgttatagtacgtaatatgtGAGGgtcataggaacttacggattgggaatccgacatACGGATCTTCATGAATTGGATTTgttagttcataaaataaagcgttaaccgccacttgaattcgcaattggcagagatccaaccgttggatcttAATGAAACTTTCGTATGATGTTTTAGAAACATAAAGTGGATCTTTTGAagttacggattggaaatctgttatgcagatcttccggattgagTTACATAGgattgtggaccctaccgtcgatctttgaccaacggttgacttttggtcaatgggtctcaaaccATTCCAAAATGTCCTTGGAGAAatgtaagttacgtgttttatcaataagaattctgagacatgactaaatatttattttaggcGATGATTGTTTGTGACGTGTTGATATTCGTGCTACGGAGTTGTAATACAAACCTTAGGTTCTATTAGCAGAGTTTTTGTACCGACGAGGAttattggcaaatcttggtgtagGCAATTACtatcgatggtataattctcaccctattttactgtaatgtacttatgctctgtcatcacgtgtgaattggattcattcccgctcacaacacactcttatatttaggcacttttaggattaaatttattcacattttccatatCGCTATACTTTATGACTTCGTCACCTTTCAGGTGTCAGCCAACACAGCTCGACTCAGAATCCTAATGGACAtaccaggtcggggtgtgtcatcaaGCGCTTAGGCTCGCTTGGGCTTTGAAATGACAATTTTGCCCATATGGGTTTGAATCCTATGGTTTCCTGAAAAACTTGGCTGGCAGTTTTGGAATTCCAATTGTTCTTGACCCGTTAACGTGGTGGGttcgagggagagagagagaggggttgtggcagaaagagagagagagcaagagAGGGAGTGATGGGCACATGAATTAGGGTTGGGTGGATTCGATGGGGGCCTAGGACATTCGTGTTTGATGAGGGTTTacatagagagggagagagtagGCCGGAGGCTGAGGGGAGGGAGGGGATGTtgtggaaagagagagagatagagagagaggggtaggTGTAGGAATTAGGGCAGGGTGACCTCAATGGCGCACGACACATTCGTGGGTGGTGATGGTTTATAGAGGCATGAAGAAAGGTAGGGCATGCGGCttatagagagagagggagagagaatgaGGGTTGTTCATGTCGAGCAGTGGAAAGTCAGGGTCGTTGTGTGCACGTTTTCCTCACCTTTTGTCCATTATGTATCTGCATGTGCGGATTTTGTCCAAGTTTGCTCATTCTTGGTCTTTCTTGTGTCTGCATTTGCTAATTGACAAGATGAGTCATTTTTTAATATGTGGTTTACTGTTTGGTTAGGTTTCAACTCAtgcttttgtgattttttttaatgaatttgggGATTGGAGAGTGCTTTTTgtgttctttttgttttgttgcttTAAGGACCTGTTTAtgctcattttatttttctggttATGTTATACTATCCTCTGTGTTTTTCTCTTCGAAGGTGAGTTGTTCTGCTATCCACTGTGTTTCTCTGTTTTGTGAGGATTTGGTTTCACTGCATGCTTCAattgctattttttttcttctgctgTTCATATTACCACTGTAATAGTTCTTGTAGTTTTCCATTTTCATGTCCTTTCGATTAGTGATGTGTAGGAGTTATGTCCTACTATTATAAGGTAGTGGTTTTTGTGATTTACAGTTGATTTTAGGAATTGAGTGGTTTTGGTTTATGggtttctcttttctttgttgaattTATGATGAGTTGcattttttaatggaatgattGTTTATTTTTCATCTCATTAGTACTCTCTATCTCGACCTAATTTTAACACATATGCGCACACAAATCACAATTTGGCTTTTAAGTTTGGGTTctggtttttaatatttatatttttggatATTGGAAATTGTATTTTGTTTGGATTAATCACAGGGCAGGTACCATATaggttttttaaatttatttactaATTTAATTTTGACTTTTAAGTTTGGGttctgatttttaatatttatatttttatataaatttgatGTAATTTAAGAAATTTGATGTTTTCTCAAGGGTTTGACGATTTCTGATTATATGAAAGTTGTGTGGTTCAAAAGGTAATGGAAGCTTTGAATTTTCTAACATTATGTTTTTTCTAGTGAAAGGAAATTTATCATTGTATTTCTGAAGAAAAGGTTTATATTTATTTGGGCTTATGTCTTTACAGTTATTGTTCATTGGGgttttaagcttttttttttctcgacgGTATGAAGTTGTATTTTTGGTGTTCTTATATTATGTGCACCATTTTTGTTTATCATGCCAGTGAACCGATGAGctttaggttttttattttggtagATTATGATTTGTTGTGGTTAATGTTCATCCAAATTGAATCATAGAGTGACAGTGTGGGTTTACATTTGTTACCTTTGcattatgtttgttttttgcgtgtgttttgttatttcttttggTTATGAAAAAATGAAACTGTATGCGGCCTGAGATCGTTCTATGTGATGTCATGTTCTCCCCGTTCATGCTATTTTTGGATAATATAGAAATATTTTATAGAATCCAAAGCTTGTTGTGTAGTTAGGTTGAAGATCATGTTTTCTGTCTTCGTACAAAGCATAGAATGATAAACTTAGGTGCTGCTCAGTATTGTGAACTCatttatatttgttttggtGTTGGGGTTTAAACCCTAGACCCTGGTATGTTTGCTTTGATGTTCgtaaaatgtgtttttttttttttttttcaatccttTGCATGTGGTCTAAAAATTGAACTTCCATAGACTTTTTGTGGGTGGCACACTATAGCTTGGTGATAGTGTAATTTcgatttgagtaaattgtacaaatggtcccttaactttaatcaaattggagcaatggtctctcaactaaaaatccattacctttggtccctcaacttatcaaaacgtgcagctatggtccctcaactaaaaatccattaccattagtccctgaattttaattcaagtggagaaatggtcctttaactttaacccaattatagcaatggtccttccaatataactcgttttgacaaattttttgacatagttgacgaaaagaaccataattatacactttgatgagttaagggatcctaattatataaatggtcattccaacatagcttattttgacaaaattttgacaaaattgatgaaaaggactatagctacacattttgataagttgagggaccaatggtaatggatttttagttgagggaccattgctccaatttgattaaagttgagggaccatttgtacaatttactctttcgATTTGGGATTTGAGTTTATTTAGGGAATTACGATCTTTTTTAAGATTTGAAAAAGGGTCGGGCCTTGGGTTTGTTGGGAGGGGTGGCACTGTTGCTTAGCTGCAGAGCAATATCAattgggtattttttttttttttaacggaATTGCCGTTGGTTTGGGGGCTGGGTTTTTGCTTGGGGCGGGTTGTATATTTTTTTGGGCCTTTTATGCGTGGCCTGTTTCCCCTTCAACGCTTGGCCGGGCAGTTTTGGAGAGGGTAGCTGTTACAGAGAGATGGAGGGAAAGGGAAGCGTTCTTCAACAGTTTTAAAGATGATGGAAGCTTTTCAACAAGGCCACAAAAAATTATATGGTTGTGAATCTAAAGTGAGTTTGGGTATTGGTCCTAAACCCTAAAGAGCATACTAGacatttgtttttggttttaatCATAGTCATGCGATTGTTGGACGCATTTCAACATGTGTCTCTCTTTTACCTGTTTTTCCTTTTGATTCTCTTTTACGTTTAATGGATGTTCTTAAAAAGTTTGCTTTTCAAGCTTCATATCCTCTGTCGTGCATTTCTATGTACTATTGTTGTTGATGTTGTATTATATCTGTTATTCAGAGCAAATAAAATGTTGAAAGAAATTGATCGAAGTGAATAACATATCCAAGGAGTTTTGGTAAAAAATTTAAGGAGATTGGTTAGAGatcaaaaagaagaagaacttcGAGGAACTAAACTTAAATTTTCAAACACTGCTCCAGGACCAGGCACATCAACTACACACAAAATAGAGAAAACAAGAATGGGTTTACCATCGAAACAAATTGGTTGTTCACACAATATACTTGCCTGCAAATCCTAATAATTGGCCAAATGAAGAAGACTTTAGAGTCATAAATCATTTTTCTATCCACTTAGACCCTCTATTTTGCTCTCGAGTCTCTAGGGACAGGTGAGAAATTAATTTATAGGATAAAGATAGGTAGGTGTGTGAATCATATTATTTGTACGTTGATTGGTGTTTCAGTGTGGGACTTTTGTCATCCGTTGTATATGTGCAAATGGCGTCGTTCTAAATATGTGTAAACCAAGTTATGGTCAATAAGAACAAGCTTATTAAACCGCATACTACATGTGTACTCTTATGCAATCACATTGTGTTGTGGTCACTttcttaaaatatttaattttgttcTATTATTTATATTACATGTCACTTGCTTTAATGTGATGCTGCTGTTATCTAAATAACAAAAAGAATTACCGCTCTTCTTTAAGATAAGATTTGAACTGCAAGACAATTTTTTTAACCCGCCGCAACGCTCAGGCATCAATTCTTctagttttaattaaaaaccagATCTCAAACTGAAGACCATAATTAATCAAGGCTACATAACTTGTTGAGGtcaaattagtttttgttttatttctttgagtttTACACTAACAGAAAGGGAAATACAGAAAAATGGAATTCCCAGTTCAGGAAGGTTTCAGTCatctaaaatctaaaattaattCCTTTCAGCACAGCACTGAAGAGCTAAGCCATCCGCTTTCAGCTTTCTACCAAGTCCTTAATAATATGCTCACCTTGAAATGTTACAAAATTGGGGGATAGCCTAACTGCTCAATTTCCCAGCTTAGCTTTGAAGCAACTCTTTCATGGCGTGGAAAATATTCctgatgaaaagtaaaaaaatatgcaGATCAAGTTTAATTAGTACATGCAAatgcagcaaaaaaaaaaaaaaaagtactagAAGTTGGAAAACCCTTTTGATTAATTACCTCCATTTTCTTCACTAACTCCTTGGCAGTAGGAGCAGAAACAATTATGTGGCGTGCTGTTGGACTAATGAAACCTTCCTCTACTGCCTTGTCAATAAATGACAACAAGGAGTTATAGTACCCATCCACGTTCAGCAAACCAACCTGAAAAAAGGACATTTTTAATCCACCTTACGATTTAAAGAAAATGGTGATAAATAGTTTTCTTGCCAAATTCTGTTTTCAGATTGTGAAATCCAGAATGTAAACCTGGGCAAAAATCCAACATGATCGATGATAAAAATTCGCAGTTTGAAACAGTTTATTAAGAGAACATTTTCCTTGAAGATGTTCATAAGATCATAAGACCTCGAATTCTTCATTTTAAAGGTGTGGATTTGAACTAATCGAGTCACTTTAAGTACCTAGgctacaaataaattaattaaagcacaaaCATAGGCATTACCGGTTTGTCATGAATGCCCAGTTGAGCCCATGTTATCACTTCAAGAAGCTCTTCAAGAGTTCCATAGCCACCTTCATACATTcaaagaaaaaggaataaataaataaataaataaaataataatgatCAATTACTAGTAATTGAGTCCAATCCTCTTTTTTCCCTTTTCACTTTAACTAAAGGAGCTTCGAATGAACCCAATTAGACTGAACTTGAGGCCCAAAATGTAGGCCTAATTTGTTAATATGAAAAGGTTGgtgattttgtttttatggaCAAAATATGTTAGTGATCTTGACCtactttttttaagttattagaGAATGCTACACGTCTTTAGTTTGCTATACGTTTTCAGTTTAGAATGCAGATGGTCAAAATCGAAGTCTTGAAATTATCCTATAACAATAGCAACACCACCTTCTACCCAAATCACCGTAGAAACGGTGCCCAAAAGTGCAAACCCCGCTCCCTTTTAGCAAACTTTAGTAGTGAGCTTGGGTTTTACATGGATAGGAATTAGGATAGGATTGAAAAAAGTGTTCCAGctcctaaattaaataaatgtcccaaaaaattgaaagatgAATAAATGGAGGACAAGTTGGTTAAAAGGGTTAAGAGTCAGCGTGAAACTTTTTTGTCTTATTTCACGTGCAGGCCACATCTTACTAAGGACCATTTTCATCTGGCATTTGGTCGATTTGGTGAAAGGGttaatattcttcttctttcccttttttttttttttcgtattttttttcattttgttttgtgtctATACAGGTTGTCAACctccttttgtttttaaataaaaaaaaaggaacaacaTATGGCAAGTCACGATTATCTATCATTTTCAGAGGTCGGGAAGACTCACAAAGACATTTTAAAGAAATGTTCCAAGTTTTTCCTTTTAGGTATTTAAAAAGGTGGTCAGATTTAAGTAATGACTAGCCTTATAGTCGCCTATAGCAATTGGTATTTTATGCTAAATTATGTTTGTAGATCTTAggctaaaaataataattttatagtttttattaaaaaaaaaagtaattattcaaaaataaataaaaataaaaatgaaaccaCCCACTACGggtgtttttctttaaaaaaaaatatcaaatactAATTTCATTGAAAATGTCTTGAACTATCTTATCCTTATGaattaaattgttttattttgaaaaCCCTAAATAGAGAGGGGCATTCCTTAAGATTTTGAAAGCTTCACATTTTTACCTTCTTATTTTATATATAGGtatatgaattaattaattattttgatgaagtgttttgtgtgtttttttactatttaaaatttaaaccaCCGGCAGCTTCCTGCTGCAATGTCGGCTAACGCCAAATATAAACCCCCTTCTCCCTTCAGGATTAcagttttttgttaatttattgtTATTAAGAGAAGGGATCGGATTtaaaattattacaataatttaatgAAAATGGGGGTTTCGAACTTCGGATACATAGGGTGAAAATCCAATATCCTATTCACTAAGATATTAAACCAAATGCTCCAGGAAATATATTAACATTTAACAGTACCTTTGCAGATTTCCAAGTACATATGGTTTATTGCTAAGGGCCACAACTGACACCTTcatcttttatgtttttttgttcAGAGAGATATGGAAGAAGATAGCATGAAACGGCTAACAGTTTCTAATTGGGAATTAAAATCTAATAAACGGCAAGCGGATCATGAGGGTATGAGGGTTTCGATTACACCCTATTAAATGAGTGTAAATAATTGTGTATATGTATTTCTTATTATCCGATAACACAAATTGTAGTCGAGATGAGAGATCCAGACTTACagaaattacacaaaatttCTCACTGAGGTTAATCTAAACAGGGTTGGTCACAATATATTTTCTCGTGGAAAATATTCTTTAGCAAAATTTCAGTAGGACTAACTTATTTTCCAAGTGTTCTTTTCAGCTTGGTGTTGATGCCTTTAATTATGAACAATATGGCCCATTTCAACTTATGTCTTCTGAAAATATATCATATTGTTGCtggattttatatcattttatCTTGTTACTTTATGGTCAATTTAAACTTTTACTCTCATGTATTTCAAGGGAACTTTGAGTAAACCATGAAAATATAAGTTATGTTATTAAGGTGTTTTGGTATGAAGTGTatacagtgtgtgtgtgtgtacatgccAGGTTATATACCAACCAGGTAAGGCAATAAAGGCATCAGAGTGCTTTGCCATCTCTGCCTTCCTTTGGTGCATGTCTGCTACTGCTTTCACTTCCCCCACAGTGTCTCCAGTTATCTGAAAACTCGGCCAATACACACAAATTGGTccccataaaaataaaaaaaataaaaactgaagatATTGGGTAGAAAAACAAGCacaaaggaagagagagagagagagagagagagagagagagagatttgtcaTAGTGTTGGTCAAAGAGGGAACTGGATCCCTTCCGGATGCAAAAGAATCTGAGCCCACTAATCAATGAATTCgaatcattaaaatttgatctaacggctacaattattataactttagaggGTCCTCCTGTTTGTAACCATTAGataaaatttcaatggtccgaaTTCATTGATTAGTGGGCTCAGATCCGTTGGATCCGGAGGGATCCAGTTTGTCCAAAGAGAAGCAATCATGAGTGGTGCACAGTGGTGGGCTCAATCTAATATCATTTGAGTCAGCAGCTCCATACAAGGCAAAAAGAATTAGTGACATCTTGAATGCCACATTCTCTTGTGTCTATCTTCTCACATCAACATATTATAATTACatggaaagagagaaagaaaatttgaaaaataaatatacacTCATTTATCCTTAAAATTTTCTCAAAATAAGGAGatagaaaatacaaaaaaattacaAGTATAAAAGGCTGATATTTTTGTTCCATGAAGAATCTGAGTAACTACTAGTGGGATATAAAGCTAGAAGAGAAGGACAAAAATGTGGAAGACCCAAGATTGGGCAGGTGGATTCAGGGATgaattcaaaaccaattccACATGTGAAAGCTGAAAAATTGGAGCACCAATCATATTTCTAAGCTAGAGAGAGTCTAGCTGTCGATCT
Protein-coding regions in this window:
- the LOC126588230 gene encoding cytokinin riboside 5'-monophosphate phosphoribohydrolase LOG1-like, encoding MCKHSPMKRNQTTSLPNSQPVRERERERERERERERKKKREIKRKMEKEMKLSKFKRICVFCGSSPGNKSSYKEAAIELGEELVSKNIDLVYGGGSVGLMGLISQAVYDGGRHVIGVIPKTLMPREITGDTVGEVKAVADMHQRKAEMAKHSDAFIALPGGYGTLEELLEVITWAQLGIHDKPVGLLNVDGYYNSLLSFIDKAVEEGFISPTARHIIVSAPTAKELVKKMEEYFPRHERVASKLSWEIEQLGYPPIL